CAATATACTTTATCATTGTTGCGATGGTGAATTAGCCAACGGGGTAACACTGACGCGGGTTTATTCTGACGATAGATGACCTGCAGTTGCTTGGTAATGCGTTCTGGATGATACCAATCGTCATCGTCCCATTGGCAAATAAATTCACCGTGAGCGAGACCAATCGACAAATTTCGTAGCGCTCCTAAGCTGAGTTTTGGTTCGACCGGCACCACATGTAAGCGAATATTTGCAGCATTTAGTTGATCTATATATTGGATTGTTGCTGTGTCGTCGGACTCGCAGACGATCAATAATTCGGTGTGCAAATAGCTCTGTGCTTGGAAGCAAGCTATCGCACGCTGCAAAGAGTTGACTCGGTTTCTGGTAACGCATAAACATGAGACCAGTGGTGAATCTTGACTAAGCGTCGATGAGGCCAGTTTCGCCGTTACATATTTCGCCTCAGAAGCATTCGTTGCTGAATCAGCTTGGGCGACTTGCTGATAGAACGACTGTGGTCGTTCATAGTACAGCGTTAATAAGCCGAGGTTTCGAATGTAATCATGTGACTCTTCAAGGCGCGGTGCGCTTGGTGGATGCCAGAGATGATAGGCCTGATGATCTAAACTAATCATATTTGAGGCAAAGTGAGCGACCCGCTTTGAGATGGCGTCGTCTTCGCCGCCCCAACCTTCAAAACGTTCATCCATACCTCCGCAGACCTCAAAAAGTGCACGCGTCACGGCAAAGACACCTCCACAAAACGGTGGATTCTGCCCGATTGATTTGCGATTTAGAAGTGCATCACTTCGCTCTATATGAACCGCGCTTGCATTGCTCAGTAGTTGTTGCGTTTCGTGTTCATCTAAATCTATCAGTGCGGTGTAAGGATTAATTGCATCGACATCACCGGCCATAAGCTGCGACATTTCTTGTAATGCTAATGCATCGATTAGCATATCTGAATCAGCTAATATCAAGCGCTCACAGTTAGCGTGTTTCG
The sequence above is a segment of the Arenicella xantha genome. Coding sequences within it:
- a CDS encoding glycosyltransferase; translated protein: MHRFSYLITYRESDASRRNNLRYLLNQLARDSSLEIILVEQDVSPHFEVGDQTNLRYIFVENAGSFNKSWGLNIAAKHANCERLILADSDMLIDALALQEMSQLMAGDVDAINPYTALIDLDEHETQQLLSNASAVHIERSDALLNRKSIGQNPPFCGGVFAVTRALFEVCGGMDERFEGWGGEDDAISKRVAHFASNMISLDHQAYHLWHPPSAPRLEESHDYIRNLGLLTLYYERPQSFYQQVAQADSATNASEAKYVTAKLASSTLSQDSPLVSCLCVTRNRVNSLQRAIACFQAQSYLHTELLIVCESDDTATIQYIDQLNAANIRLHVVPVEPKLSLGALRNLSIGLAHGEFICQWDDDDWYHPERITKQLQVIYRQNKPASVLPRWLIHHRNNDKVYCSNVRLWEGSLLCRKSVLPTDGAYAIQRKGEDSKLIETLYIADHIAVEDAPELYVYCSSGDNTWDDKHFTNIIAASVELSEQDAASVKKRIDFSIQL